The Sesamum indicum cultivar Zhongzhi No. 13 linkage group LG6, S_indicum_v1.0, whole genome shotgun sequence genome has a segment encoding these proteins:
- the LOC105164627 gene encoding beta-glucosidase 24-like: MESNKSLEVLNSPADYEDQFTDALNSKVRNHNSHITRHDFPPHFIFGSATAAYQFEGAAAKGGRGPSIWDTFALKTPGRIIDGSNGNVATDLYARFEEDITLMKKMGFDAYRFSISWSRILPGGRCCAGINKEGIDYYNTVINTVIKHGLEPYVTLFHFDLPQALQEEYGGFLSKKIVKDFREYVELCFWEFGDRVKHWITVNEPTTYCVNGYASCTFPPSQAISSAYVSALAPQSKDSVSDQAPADVDLSSTPPYVRSAFTSLLRSSSTAFRNGTNIPPHRGLHHDPKHLLSTFQSSNINNRNLYGSDPNTYDPKNVYTAARNMLLAHSEAVHTYRTKFQGHQGGKIGITLCCVWYEPLREHDKDDIAAHKRALDFSLGWFLEPIVTGNYPQNMIDYVPPENLAPFSPRESQRLKGSYDFLGLNYYTAIYAANDPDPQCEDGYFKDQHVKYQDHRGGILIGPVAGSSWLHIVPWGIKKLLTYTKATYNSIPPIYITENGVDEKSDCKLTACDACVDPVRVKYHQDHLANILKAMHDKDHPVDVRGYFVWSWSDNYEWTEGYTVRFGLIYVDFMNNLTRYPKHSAIWFTKFLTRKKVLGSEKRLIANTEESEFEKRLKYMEE, encoded by the exons ATGGAGAGCAACAAAAGCCTCGAAGTCCTCAACAGTCCAGCGGACTATGAGGATCAGTTTACTGATGCACTCAACTCCAAAGTCCGCAACCACAACAGCCACATTACTCGCCACGATTTCCCTCCACATTTTATCTTTGGATCTGCTACTGCTGCTTATCAG TTTGAGGGTGCTGCTGCAAAAGGTGGTAGGGGACCTAGTATCTGGGATACTTTTGCCCTCAAGACTCctg GAAGAATCATTGATGGATCCAATGGAAATGTGGCTACTGATTTGTATGCCAGATTCGAG GAAGATATTACATTGATGAAGAAAATGGGGTTTGATGCCTAtagattttcaatttcatgGTCAAGAATTTTGCCTG GTGGAAGGTGTTGTGCCGGAATCAACAAAGAAGGAATTGACTACTATAACACCGTTATCAACACTGTCATCAAACATG GCCTTGAACCATATGTGactctttttcattttgatttacCTCAAGCACTACAAGAAGAGTATGGTGGGTTCTTAAGCAAAAAAATAGT GAAAGATTTTCGTGAATATGTTGAGTTATGCTTCTGGGAATTTGGTGATCGAGTGAAGCATTGGATCACAGTGAATGAGCCGACAACCTATTGTGTTAATGGATATGCTTCATGCACTTTTCCACCTAGTCAAGCTATTTCTTCAGCTTATGTTTCAGCTTTAGCTCCACAATCAAAAGATTCTGTTTCTGATCAAGCTCCAGCAGACGTCGATTTGAGTTCTACTCCACCATACGTCCGCTCAGCTTTTACTTCACTTTTACGATCATCATCAACCGCTTTTAGAAATGGAACTAATATTCCTCCTCACAGAGGTCTTCATCATGATCCAAAGCATCTCTTATCCACATTTCAGAGCAGTAATATTAATAACCGTAATCTCTATGGTTCCGATCCAAATACATATGATCCCAAGAATGTGTACACTGCTGCAAGAAATATGCTCCTTGCTCATTCCGAAGCTGTGCACACTTACAGAACCAAATTTCAG ggACATCAAGGAGGGAAGATCGGTATAACACTTTGTTGCGTCTGGTACGAACCTCTAAGGGAACATGATAAAGATGATATTGCCGCTCATAAAAGAGCGCTCGATTTTTCATTGGGATG GTTTTTGGAGCCTATAGTTACAGGAAACTATCCTCaaaatatgattgattatGTTCCTCCTGAAAATCTGGCTCCATTTTCACCTCGTGAATCCCAAAGGCTTAAAGGATCTTACGATTTTCTGGGATTGAACTACTATACAGCCATTTATGCTGCTAATGATCCTGATCCCCAATGTGAAGATGGCTACTTTAAAGATCAACATGTTAAATATCAGG aCCATCGAGGTGGGATACTAATCGGCCCCGTG GCTGGTTCATCATGGTTGCACATAGTTCCGTGGGGAATTAAAAAACTTCTGACATATACAAAAGCAACATATAATAGCATACCGCCTATATACATCACAGAGAATG gGGTGGATGAAAAGAGTGATTGCAAGCTCACTGCTTGTGATGCTTGTGTTGATCCAGTGAGGGTGAAATATCACCAAGACCATCTTGCAAATATTCTGAAAGCAATGCATGA CAAAGACCACCCCGTGGACGTAAGGGGTTACTTTGTATGGTCATGGTCTGACAACTATGAATGGACAGAAGGATACACAGTCAGATTCGGACTCATATATGTGGACTTCATGAATAATCTTACACGATATCCGAAACATTCAGCAATTTGGTTCACAAAGTTCTTAACTAGGAAGAAAGTTTTGGGTAGCGAAAAGAGGCTAATAGCTAATACTGAGGAAAGCGAGTTTGAGAAGAGGTTGAAATATATGGAAGAGTGA